A genomic region of Catalinimonas niigatensis contains the following coding sequences:
- the rpsM gene encoding 30S ribosomal protein S13, producing MARIAGVDIPDNKRGEIGLTYIFGIGRSAAQKILNQAGIDLNKKVGEWDDEESNAIRSIIANELKVEGVLKSEIQMSIKRLMDIGCYRGLRHRRGLPVRGQKTKNNARTRKGKRKTVANKKKATK from the coding sequence ATGGCTAGAATTGCAGGCGTAGACATCCCCGATAATAAGAGAGGAGAAATAGGGCTTACCTATATCTTTGGCATTGGCAGAAGTGCCGCTCAAAAAATTCTTAATCAGGCAGGTATTGATCTGAATAAGAAAGTTGGCGAGTGGGATGATGAAGAATCCAATGCTATCCGTAGTATTATTGCTAATGAACTTAAAGTAGAAGGTGTACTTAAATCTGAGATTCAGATGAGTATCAAGCGACTAATGGATATTGGTTGCTATCGTGGACTGAGACATCGTAGAGGTCTTCCTGTAAGAGGACAAAAGACCAAAAATAATGCTCGTACACGTAAGGGTAAGCGTAAAACTGTCGCAAATAAAAAGAAAGCTACTAAGTAG
- the ykgO gene encoding type B 50S ribosomal protein L36: MKVKASIKKRSSDCKIVRRKGKLYIINKKNPRFKQRQG; this comes from the coding sequence ATGAAAGTAAAAGCATCTATTAAAAAGCGTAGTTCCGACTGCAAAATTGTCAGAAGGAAAGGAAAATTGTATATCATTAATAAGAAGAATCCCAGATTTAAGCAAAGACAAGGATAA
- the infA gene encoding translation initiation factor IF-1, whose product MAKQASIEQDGTITEALSNAMFRVELENGHQVIAHISGKMRMNYIKILPGDRVKLEMSPYDLSKGRIVYRYK is encoded by the coding sequence ATGGCGAAACAAGCATCAATTGAGCAGGATGGTACGATTACAGAAGCATTATCCAATGCGATGTTTAGAGTTGAGCTTGAAAATGGACACCAGGTAATAGCCCATATTTCTGGTAAAATGAGGATGAATTATATTAAAATATTGCCTGGTGACAGAGTGAAGCTTGAAATGTCACCTTACGATTTAAGTAAAGGAAGAATAGTATATAGATATAAGTAA